One genomic window of Haliotis asinina isolate JCU_RB_2024 chromosome 4, JCU_Hal_asi_v2, whole genome shotgun sequence includes the following:
- the LOC137280837 gene encoding toll-like receptor 4, with amino-acid sequence MAMRFSFLIQLSIKICFVCASSNICSPCECSSLSQEGCIFMDCSSRNLSKLPAFIPNSTCRLNLQNNLIETLVNDSFKELKNITSLDVSFNSMFELQGTSFAGLSKLEYLDLSSNNISFNATAETVFSPLQRLRSLNISNNTYPMYPRELLGSLGSLHSLTMDVLVTLTAVMLFTSVVLSGICYRYRWNLIYFFYATKLKHKRNTRTGDDSYDFDAYVSYADVDFDFVRNMVNKMENLLGTRLYIRDRDSIPGAPIAENIIDGIRRSRRTVLVLSRAFLRKKWCRNELHMANMESVSTRRSVMIIIMLEDLPRQHIPPEILYDVQNGSFVDYPQEEAEMDQFWRNLQVAVEV; translated from the exons ATGGCAATGCGGTTCTCATTTCTGATTCAGCTGTCAATCAAGATTTGCTTTGTGTGTGCCTCCTCCAATATCTGCAGCCCATGTGAATGTTCTTCCTTATCTCAAGAAGGGTGCATCTTCATGGACTGTTCCAGTAGGAATTTGAGCAAGCTTCCTGCATTTATACCAAATTCCACATGCAGGCTGAACCTTCAAAACAACCTGATTGAAACCCTCGTCAACGACAGCTTCAAGGAACTGAAGAACATAACGTCTCTGGACGTATCCTTTAACTCTATGTTCGAATTACAAGGAACCTCCTTTGCTGGTCTTTCAAAGCTTGAATACCTGGATCTGTCCAGCAACAACATCTCATTTAATGCAACGGCTGAGACGGTGTTTTCCCCACTGCAACGTTTGAGGAGTCtaaacatcagcaacaatacaTATCCCATGTACCCTCGTGAGCTGCTTGGGTCGCTTGGATCACTCCACAGTCTCACAATGGACG TACTTGTAACCCTGACGGCAGTGATGTTGTTCACTTCCGTTGTTCTGTCGGGTATTTGTTACCGGTACAGATGGAACCTGATCTATTTCTTCTACGCGACGAAGCTGAAGCATAAGAGAAATACACGTACTGGAGACGACAGTTACGACTTCGACGCATACGTTTCCTATGCAGATGTAGACTTTGACTTCGTCAGAAATATGGTGAACAAAATGGAGAACCTGCTTGGGACAAGACTCTACATCCGGGACAGGGATTCCATTCCAGGTGCTCCAATAGCTGAGAACATCATCGACGGCATACGACGGAGTAGGAGGACGGTGTTGGTGCTGTCCAGGGCCTTCCTGAGAAAGAAATGGTGCAGGAATGAGTTACACATGGCCAACATGGAGAGTGTGTCCACTCGTAGGTCagtcatgatcatcatcatgctAGAGGACCTGCCAAGACAACACATTCCACCTGAGATTCTGTATGATGTTCAAAATGGCAGTTTTGTTGATTACCCACAGGAGGAGGCGGAGATGGATCAGTTCTGGAGAAATTTACAAGTGGCAGTTGAGGTTTAA